In the Oryza glaberrima chromosome 6, OglaRS2, whole genome shotgun sequence genome, one interval contains:
- the LOC127777867 gene encoding probable glycosyltransferase At5g20260: protein MASKNSCACHGVVVTLASCLLLVAAAVSVLAAYVAVGRVWSPAGAGAGHHHSLSPAWVPSPSSRHAHHARELVNRRVQVGRMEAGLVQARASIRRASRTRNCTPDDGGGFIPRGAVYRDAYAFHQSYIEMEKRFKVWTYREGEPPVVQKGGAAFAGNDGIEGHLIAELDSSGGGGRHRARHPGEAHAFFLPISVASIAGYVYRRDMIDFWDPQLRLVAGYVDGLAAMYPFWNRSRGADHFLVSCHQWAPILSAAKAELRGNAIRVMCDADMSDGFDPATDVALPPVVAGARATPPQGRVASERTVLAFFAAGGGGGGAVREALLARWEGRDDRVVVYGRLPAGVDHGELMRRARFCLCPCGGGEGAAAASRRVVEAITAGCVPVLVAAAAGDDGSYSPPFSDVLDWARFSVAVPAERVGEIKDILGGVSDRRYGVLRRRVLRVRRHFRLNRPPAKRFDVVNMVIHSIWLRRLNLSLPY from the exons ATGGCGTCCAAGAACAGCTGCGCCTGCCACGGCGTCGTCGTCACCCTGGCCTcgtgcctcctcctcgtcgccgccgccgtctccgtccTCGCCGCGtacgtcgccgtcggccgcgtcTGGTctcctgccggcgccggcgccggccatcaCCATTCACTCTCACCGGCTTGGGTGCCATCACCGTCATCACGCCATGCTCATCATGCCAGGGAACTCGTGAACCGCCGA GTTCAGGTCGGGAGGATGGAGGCCGGGCTGGTCCAGGCGCGGGCGTCCATCCGGCGAGCCAGCCGCACGCGCAACTGCACgccggacgacggcggcgggttcATCCCCAGGGGCGCCGTGTACCGCGACGCCTACGCCTTCCACCA GAGTTACATTGAGATGGAGAAGAGGTTCAAGGTGTGGACGTACAGAGAGGGCGAGCCGCCGGTCGTGCAAAAGggcggcgccgccttcgccggcaACGACGGCATAGAGGGCCACCTCATCGCCGAGCTggacagcagcggcggcggcggccggcaccgGGCGCGCCACCCCGGCGAGGCGCacgccttcttcctccccatCAGCGTCGCCAGCATCGCCGGCTACGTCTACCGCCGCGACATGATCGACTTCTGGGACCCCCAGCTCCGGCTCGTCGCCGGCTACGtcgacggcctcgccgccatgtACCCCTTCTGGAATCGCAGCCGCGGCGCCGATCACTTCCTCGTCTCCTGCCACCAATGG GCCCCGATCCTGTCCGCTGCCAAGGCGGAGCTACGCGGCAACGCCATCCGCGTCATGTGCGACGCCGACATGTCGGACGGCTTCGACCCCGCCACGGACGtcgcgctgccgccggtggtcgccggcgcccgcgcgacgccgccgcaggGCCGCGTGGCTTCGGAACGCACGGTGCTCGCGTTCTTcgcagccggcggtggcggcggcggggccgtgAGGGAGGCGCTGCTGGCGCGGTGGGAGGGGCGGGATGACCGGGTGGTGGTGTACGGTCGCCTCCCGGCGGGGGTGGACCACGGCGAGCTCATGCGCAGGGCGCGGTTCTGCCTGtgcccgtgcggcggcggcgagggcgcggccgcggcgagccgCCGCGTCGTGGAGGCGATCACCGCCGGGTGCGTGCCggtgctcgtcgccgccgctgccggcgacgacggcagctaCTCGCCGCCGTTCAGCGACGTGCTGGACTGGGCACGGTtctccgtcgccgtccccgcggAACGCGTCGGCGAGATCAAGGACATCCTCGGCGGCGTCTCGGACCGCCGCTACGgcgtgctccgccgccgcgtgctgCGCGTCCGGCGCCACTTCCGGCTGAACCGGCCGCCGGCCAAGCGGTTCGACGTGGTCAACATGGTCATCCACTCCATCTGGCTCCGCCGCCTCAACCTCAGCCTCCCCTACTGA
- the LOC127777055 gene encoding uncharacterized protein LOC127777055, whose translation MDALQALVSRAKLAGLLSPLNARRDLLSVYADDVVLFFKPTTTEANTIKRLLTLFVTPGQSAEEMPSIDVPNKENKDKDMFILHVIIQSLWNLRCFRDEILRAPPATILHIKENFCIADLFYGIFFAWENNEHNGVALQLTSLKVNLCKIANDNMFQKVFAGWKRIASEVVATILQALHMSETPLHFDFNSEIEEREVSPVSYGDCICRTHDLFRIKFHVQMSCRCGKCFGEKEHTTIFCRLDASSPQTTKIESSAELPVLYDEQLCFGDNCKHCGSPKNVDVSPSNTPHIFTIGLYWFGDCENQVQLSEVLVGIAHPIDIKLLCKGVHSSAKYSLASMISYANGRYFCFARDQDKWLISDAETIEAEDSWEQLLERFRDCRLQPEVLFFEIIN comes from the exons ATGGATGCTCTGCAAGCTTTGGTTTCTCGGGCAAAGCTGGCTGGTTTGCTTTCGCCTCTAAATGCAAGAAGAGATTTGCTCTCGGTGTATGCCGATGACGTGGTGCTGTTCTTCAAGCCAACAACCACTGAAGCCAACACTATCAAGAGATTGCTGACTCTTTTTG TAACTCCTGGCCAATCTGCTGAGGAAATGCCAAGTATTGATGTTCCCAACAAAGAAAACAAGGACAAAGACATGTTTATCTTGCATGTGATCATACAG TCACTGTGGAATTTGAGGTGCTTCAGAGATGAGATTTTAAGGGCACCACCTGCAACAATCCTACATATCAAAGAAAACTTCTGCATCGCTGACCTATTCTATGGAATCTTCTTTGCTTGGGAGAATAATGAACACAACGGAGT ggcgctacaactGACCTCTCTGAAGGTTAATCTCTGTAAAATTGCAAATGATAACATGTTTCAGAAGGTAT TTGCAGGCTGGAAAAGAATTGCTTCTGAGGTTGTGGCAACGATTCTTCAAGCACTGCATATGTCAGAAACTCCTCTGCATTTTGATTTCAACAGTGAGATTGAGGAACGTGAAGTAAGTCCTGTCAGCTACGGAGATTGCATATGCCGAACACACGATCTGTTCAGGATTAAGTTCCATGTGCAAATGAGCTGCAGGTGTGGGAAGTGTTTTGGTGAGAAAGAACATACTACGATTTTCTGTAGACTTGATGCCAGTTCACCTCAAACAACAAAG ATCGAATCCTCTGCAGAGCTTCCGGTTCTCTATGATGAACAGTTGTGCTTTGGGGACAATTGCAAGCATTGTGGAAGTCCGAAGAACGTTGATGTTTCTCCTTCAAACACACCACATATCTTTACAATAG GTTTATACTGGTTTGGTGATTGTGAAAACCAGGTTCAGCTATCTGAAGTTCTAGTTGGCATTGCACATCCCATTGATATCAAACTTCTCTGCAAGGGTGTTCACTCCTCGGCAAAATATTCTCTGGCCTCAATG ATCTCCTATGCCAATGGGCGGTACTTCTGCTTTGCTCGCGACCAGGATAAGTGGCTCATCTCTGATGCTGAGACTATTGAG GCAGAAGATTCATGGGAGCAGTTGCTTGAACGCTTCAGAGACTGCAGGCTCCAACCTGAAGTTCTTTTCTTCGAGATCATCAATTAG
- the LOC127777498 gene encoding uncharacterized protein LOC127777498 — MGRGRGKQRKEAEAAREEEERRRLLEASPLRKEAVEAMRLDREGRHDEAIARADELAAKHPESAVVLHLAAGLHQNASTRSARDGSDGQASVMHLVYARDLYVQAKRLAPNCVQIATGFAMAKVASAKDYEPDREIMRALAISSPTDPAENNVAFDLDRTLSTTMYRLAKAREAALFHSHHIMSHMSAKIIPAVVVDMLDISKREGAATAKKQAKKALVERFGYSARAHLTHAKISLDFARGLDPNIDKKPFLNSILDALNNLVEEFSNSLEIAMFRAKLWFVMGKYCSVEVECDRAIRMEEPTDPREEDVPPGSIPGEKPEDRKSYIRTELKRLLQKLVLVCRDYWCSLASEKQDSFRLVGLKYLHLHFVTFYQDDHEAAKTISDALNFVKKNKSWRFWICPYCVGKKIPDIDSLLQHMRSKHPEGSFWTNLPQVFDPESISDTYQGDHFSDNATICQDSEENYVLHFKRMDDIFKYLFLRAVDNIEEKPFSQIREEKCRKGVFILEKIKLKLNNVPTDISSSEFNEACAEIRDLWRYFLEISLMDYRVAISPLAMCFISDQLLTCMTEDKEAASNSIDVAAINAVFPFVDVCPDIDAIFPNVDDAPDGNDADTSTSGQL; from the exons ATGGGCAGGGGCAGAGGGAAACAGCGGaaggaggccgaggcggcgcgcgaggaggaggagcggcggcgcctcctcgaGGCGAGCCCCCTGCGCAAGGAGGCCGTGGAGGCGATGCGGCTGGATCGTGAGGGCCGCCACGACGAGGCGATCGCGCGCGCGGACGAGCTCGCGGCCAAGCACCCGGAGTCCGCCGTCgtgctccacctcgccgccggcctccaccaGAACGCCTCCACCCGCTCCGCCCGCGACGGCTCCGACGGCCAGGCTTCGGTGATGCACCTCGTCTACGCGCGCGACCTCTACGTGCAGGCCAAGCGTCTCGCCCCCAACTGCGTCCAGATCGCCACCGGCTTCGCCATGGCGAAGGTCGCCAGCGCCAAGGACTACGAGCCGGATCGCGAGATCATGCGTGCCCTAGCCATCTCCTCCCCCACCGACCCGGCGGAGAACAACGTCGCGTTCGACCTCGACCGCACCCTGAGCACCACCATGTACAGGTTGGCGAAAGCGAGGGAGGCCGCGCTCTTCCACTCTCACCATATCATGTCCCACATGTCCGCCAAGATCATTCCCGCGGTCGTCGTCGACATGCTCGACATCTCCAAGCGCGAGGGCGCGGCCACGGCGAAGAAGCAAGCGAAGAAGGCGCTCGTCGAGCGATTCGGCTACTCGGCGCGCGCGCACTTGACCCACGCAAAGATCAGCTTGGATTTCGCGCGCGGCCTCGACCCAAACATTGACAAGAAGCCGTTTCTGAATAGCATCCTCGACGCATTGAACAATTTGGTTGAAGAGTTCAGCAATTCGCTTGAGATTGCCATGTTCCGCGCGAAGCTCTGGTTTGTCATGGGGAAGTATTGTTCTGTGGAAGTGGAGTGTGACCGGGCAATCCGTATGGAGGAGCCTACTGATCCCAGGGAGGAGGACGTGCCTCCTGGATCTATCCCCGGAGAGAAGCCTGAGGATAGGAAATCTTATATCCGCACAGAGCTCAAACGTTTGCTTCAGAAGCTTGTCTTGGTGTGTAGAGATTACTGGTGCTCACTGGCAAGCGAGAAGCAGGACAGCTTTCGATTGGTGGGACTCAAGTATTTGCACCTACACTTTGTTACTTTCTATCAAGATGACCATGAAGCTGCAAAGACCATATCTGATGCACTCAACTTTGTCAAGAAAAACAAGTCATGGAGGTTCTGGATTTGTCCCTATTGTGTTGGCAAGAAGATCCCAGACATTGATTCGCTCTTGCAACACATGCGCAGCAAGCATCCCGAAGGGAGTTTCTGGACGAACCTGCCGCAAGTTTTTGATCCAGAATCGATCTCTGATACATATCAGGGTGATCATTTCTCGGACAATGCAACAATCTGTCAAGATTCAGAGGAGAATTATGTCTTACATTTCAAAAGGATGGATGATATTTTCAAGTACTTGTTTCTTCGAGCAGTTGATAATATTGAAGAAAAGCCATTTTCTCAAATACGAGAGGAAAAATGCAGAAAAGGAGTTTTTATCCTTGAGAAGATTAAGCTAAAGCTGAATAATGTCCCCACAGATATTTCAAGCTCTGAG TTCAATGAGGCTTGTGCTGAAATCCGAGACCTGTGGCGTTATTTTCTTGAAATCTCTCTTATGGATTATCGTGTAGCCATCTCACCGCTCGCAATGTGTTTCATATCG GACCAGTTACTAACATGCATGACTGAAGATAAAGAGGCTGCCAGTAATAGTATTGATGTTGCTGCTATTAATGCAGTATTTCCTTTTGTTGATGTCTGTCCTGATATTGATGCAATATTTCCTAACGTTGATGATGCCCCTGACGGCAATGATGCTGATACATCAACATCAG GACAACTTTAA
- the LOC127777431 gene encoding early nodulin-like protein 1 has protein sequence MAGAVATVSVGLAWLGLMAAAASATQFRVGGGRGWSVPDANAEPYNSWAGRMRFQIGDQLLFVYPKETDAVVVVDQGAYDACNTSSPVAGGGGGGRFDDGNTVFTFDRSGPFFFISGNEANCRAGEKLVVVVMADRGGRHAPPPSPPAVPPPVAPVPMPSPASSPPSPAPAAATPSLAPSPVATTPSPSPSVSPMAPAPAPTTSTPSSPPAPAAMAPSPSTTPGGVAQPPPPPGTDGANATTPAAPAANDRSGAAAAAPVVAGVVVTSLGAYIGYAMLAI, from the exons ATGGCGGGAGCAGTGGCAACTGTCAGTGTGGGGCTCGCGTGGTTGGGTCTCATGGCCGCAGCGGCGAGCGCGACGCAGTTCAGAGTCGGAGGAGGCAGAGGCTGGAGCGTCCCCGACGCCAACGCCGAGCCGTACAACTCGTGGGCCGGCAGGATGAGGTTCCAGATCGGCGACCAGCTGC tgtTCGTGTACCCGAAGGAGACggacgcggtggtggtggtggatcagGGGGCGTACGACGCGTGCAacacgtcgtcgccggtggccggcggcggtggcggcggaaggTTCGACGACGGCAACACGGTGTTCACGTTCGACAGGTCGGGGCCCTTCTTCTTCATCAGCGGCAACGAGGCCAACTGCCGCGCCGGCGagaagctcgtcgtcgtcgtcatggcagaccgcggcggccgccacgcgcctccgccgtcgccgccggctgtGCCTCCTCCCGTCGCGCCGGTGCCGATGCCGAGCccggcgtcgtcgccaccgtcgcctgcgccagccgccgccaccccgagcTTGGCGCCGTCTCCGGTAGCTACGACGCCGAGCCCATCGCCGTCGGTTTCACCTATGGCGCCGGCGCCTGCTCCGACGACGTCAACACCGAGCTCGCCACCGGCGCCAGCGGCCATGGCACCGTCGCCGTCAACTACCCCTGGAGGCGtggcccagccgccgccgccgccggggaccgATGGGGCGAacgcgacgacgccggcggcgcccgcaGCCAACGACCggagtggcgccgccgccgctgctccggtggtggccggcgtcgtcgtcacgTCGCTGGGAGCATACATCGGCTACGCCATGCTAGCTATCTGA